The following are encoded together in the Fundidesulfovibrio putealis DSM 16056 genome:
- the modB gene encoding molybdate ABC transporter permease subunit — MTTGPVLIPLVLTLKVAFVATLGALMLGVPVAYGLSRKDFPGRTLLDALATLPMVLPPTVLGYYLLVLFGRQGVIGKVLNEYFGVTLMFSWQGAALASCVVAFPLVFTTARAAFDAVDPNLVNAARTLGAPGFSVFARVSLPLARRGILAGAMLAFARGMGEFGATLMIAGNIPGKTQTLSLAVYDAVMAGRDDQALFLVCVVSLVSLSILVASGKLLRGRA, encoded by the coding sequence ATGACCACAGGCCCGGTGCTCATTCCCCTGGTCCTGACTCTCAAGGTGGCGTTCGTGGCCACCTTGGGAGCCTTGATGCTGGGCGTGCCCGTCGCCTACGGCTTAAGCCGCAAGGATTTCCCCGGACGAACCCTCCTGGACGCCCTGGCCACCCTGCCCATGGTGCTGCCCCCAACGGTCCTGGGCTACTACCTGCTGGTGCTGTTCGGCCGCCAGGGCGTCATCGGCAAGGTGCTGAACGAATATTTCGGCGTGACCCTCATGTTCAGCTGGCAGGGCGCTGCCCTGGCCTCCTGCGTGGTGGCCTTCCCCCTGGTGTTCACCACCGCCCGCGCCGCCTTCGACGCCGTGGACCCCAATCTGGTGAACGCCGCCCGCACCCTGGGCGCGCCCGGTTTCTCCGTGTTCGCGCGCGTGAGCCTGCCCCTGGCCCGGCGCGGCATCCTGGCCGGAGCCATGCTGGCCTTCGCGCGCGGCATGGGCGAATTCGGCGCGACCCTCATGATCGCGGGCAACATCCCCGGAAAGACCCAGACCCTCTCCCTGGCCGTGTACGACGCGGTCATGGCCGGACGCGACGATCAGGCCTTGTTCCTGGTGTGCGTGGTGTCCCTGGTCAGCCTGTCCATCCTGGTGGCGTCCGGCAAACTGCTGCGGGGGCGCGCATGA
- a CDS encoding PP2C family protein-serine/threonine phosphatase: MHEIAMVFPDDTSPERLKQRVDSLRRCFELCALISSSIDVDDVLERIMTASRQALDAETCSLLLTDPDSGDLVFTVAQGPVAHLLPKGRVLRRGEGIAGWVQVNEKPVLVPDAYADPRFNREVDRQTGYRTNTIMSVPLAVKNRPIGVASLMNKNGGGPFTEEDLELFTIIGAQASIAIDNARLHTAMLAKQRMEFELEIAASIQRDFLPHTPPCVPGFELAGASISCDSTGGDYYDYLPHPDPASSGFSVAVGDVSGHGIPAALLMASARAFIRARATMPGMLGEMLSDVNRLMSRDTGQSGRFMTLFWLALDPERGHLTYVKAGHDPALVYNPRTRTFQELDVKGIPLGVEGCWGFEQSSRRGFEAGEIIAIGTDGIWECRNKAGEMYGKTRLRQVIADHSSLHARDILQAVLDDVKNFQGQAQRQDDMTLVVLKALQNGGLPIQNCST, encoded by the coding sequence GTGCATGAAATTGCCATGGTCTTCCCGGACGATACCAGCCCAGAGCGCCTCAAACAGCGCGTGGACAGCCTGCGGCGCTGCTTCGAACTGTGCGCCCTGATAAGCTCCTCCATCGACGTGGACGACGTGCTGGAGCGCATCATGACCGCCTCGCGCCAGGCCCTGGACGCCGAGACGTGCAGCCTGCTGCTCACCGACCCGGATTCAGGCGACCTGGTGTTCACCGTGGCCCAGGGGCCGGTTGCGCATCTGTTGCCCAAGGGGCGCGTGCTGCGCCGGGGCGAGGGCATCGCGGGCTGGGTGCAGGTGAACGAGAAACCCGTGCTTGTCCCCGACGCCTACGCCGACCCCCGCTTCAACCGCGAGGTGGACCGCCAGACCGGCTACCGCACCAACACCATCATGAGCGTCCCCCTGGCCGTGAAGAACCGGCCCATCGGCGTGGCCTCGCTCATGAACAAGAACGGCGGCGGCCCCTTCACCGAAGAAGACCTGGAACTCTTCACCATCATCGGCGCGCAGGCCTCCATCGCCATCGACAACGCCCGCCTGCACACGGCCATGTTGGCCAAGCAGCGCATGGAGTTCGAGTTGGAGATCGCCGCCAGCATCCAGCGCGATTTCCTGCCCCACACCCCGCCCTGCGTGCCTGGGTTCGAGCTGGCCGGGGCGTCCATCTCTTGCGACTCCACCGGCGGCGACTACTACGACTACCTGCCGCACCCAGACCCCGCCTCCAGCGGCTTCTCCGTGGCCGTGGGCGACGTGAGCGGGCACGGCATCCCGGCGGCGCTGCTCATGGCCAGCGCCAGGGCCTTCATCCGCGCCAGGGCCACCATGCCCGGCATGCTCGGCGAGATGCTGAGCGACGTGAACCGCCTCATGAGCCGCGACACCGGCCAGTCCGGGCGCTTCATGACCCTCTTCTGGCTGGCCCTCGACCCCGAGCGCGGCCACCTGACCTACGTGAAGGCCGGGCACGACCCGGCCCTGGTCTACAATCCGCGCACCAGAACCTTCCAGGAGCTGGACGTGAAGGGCATCCCCCTGGGCGTGGAAGGCTGCTGGGGTTTCGAGCAGTCCTCCCGGCGCGGCTTCGAGGCTGGCGAGATCATCGCCATCGGCACCGACGGCATCTGGGAGTGCCGCAACAAGGCGGGCGAGATGTACGGGAAGACGCGCCTTCGCCAGGTGATCGCCGATCACTCCAGCCTGCACGCCCGCGACATTCTCCAGGCAGTCCTGGACGACGTGAAGAATTTCCAGGGCCAGGCCCAGCGCCAGGACGACATGACCCTGGTGGTGCTCAAGGCGCTCCAGAACGGCGGCCTTCCCATACAAAATTGTAGCACGTGA
- a CDS encoding tyrosine-protein phosphatase, whose protein sequence is MQPNTAGFRIRPHLKSLRTVLLCSIAVVLCLFTPAKAQLAISTPILPSVTNFRDLAGIPVSFGGTGYVNPTANFGLMRTGVIYRSNALTLSNADFATISRLGIGRDIDLRTPAEISQTPDVVPTGAMYTNINVIGTPAMPPVTAFLDPQGSLLSIGQNGYRTFVTNPIERAGFGAVLVTMAHDSRPDLFHCSDGKDRTGWAAVILQSIAGVSPATIMTDYLASNAYLAGSINPQVAAVQALVPGLSAKDLIPLFGVDASYLQAAFDQVVASYGSMHGYLTQGLGLSQADIYVLRARMVYYPALPGQVGSSGNAASGAALLNALQNSPLSGSYTAYNYYLQSAVDQGTLGGVQTQVGGQVHADAASYLLRQPLRTEEAISPYAGGSDLGEGQARVWLAGSGGEFRSAGQSGVADSTEYSAGSVAGVTYRMNRQASAHFGVGYNWGSVGSADATATVNTVLATLGGRYGFSALESGVFMDARADAGWVDYQSRRSLGAGLGTATGNTNGVVYSGRVGLGDVYCLAPATFTLQAGIRASGVSLGGFKESGSDLPLNVHGLNKASSSLLVDLDVSLDRQNLGSWTIAPALTLGYERVLGNPQSDSLATLYGVAVSQKSAYDSHDLMKAGLGLTATRDAFTVKARGNGVIGDGAKSSGISGQLSIAYRF, encoded by the coding sequence ATGCAGCCGAACACCGCAGGATTTCGCATCAGGCCGCATCTCAAATCGTTGCGCACAGTATTGCTTTGCTCCATTGCGGTCGTGCTCTGTTTGTTCACGCCAGCAAAGGCCCAACTGGCGATTTCCACGCCGATCCTGCCGTCGGTCACCAACTTCAGAGATCTGGCGGGAATCCCCGTCAGTTTCGGGGGAACCGGATACGTCAACCCCACCGCCAACTTCGGGCTGATGCGCACTGGCGTCATCTACCGTTCCAACGCCTTGACGCTCAGCAATGCTGATTTTGCGACCATCTCGCGTCTTGGGATTGGCCGGGACATCGATTTGCGCACCCCCGCCGAGATCAGCCAGACGCCGGACGTGGTTCCGACAGGGGCCATGTATACCAACATCAACGTCATCGGCACTCCGGCCATGCCTCCGGTCACCGCGTTTTTAGACCCGCAAGGGTCGCTTCTGAGCATCGGGCAGAACGGGTACCGGACATTCGTCACCAACCCGATCGAACGGGCAGGGTTCGGCGCGGTCCTCGTCACCATGGCTCATGACTCCCGGCCTGATCTGTTCCACTGTTCGGACGGCAAGGACCGCACCGGATGGGCGGCGGTCATCCTGCAAAGCATCGCAGGGGTGTCGCCAGCAACCATCATGACGGATTACCTGGCTTCCAACGCCTATCTGGCCGGGAGCATCAATCCCCAGGTGGCTGCCGTCCAGGCGCTGGTACCGGGACTCTCCGCAAAGGACCTCATCCCCCTGTTCGGAGTGGACGCCAGTTATCTCCAGGCCGCGTTCGACCAGGTGGTCGCGTCCTACGGGTCCATGCACGGGTATCTGACCCAGGGCCTGGGCCTGAGCCAGGCGGACATCTATGTTCTGCGCGCCCGGATGGTGTATTACCCCGCGCTGCCCGGACAAGTCGGCTCATCCGGCAACGCCGCCTCGGGGGCCGCGCTCTTGAACGCGTTGCAGAACTCCCCGCTGTCGGGCAGCTACACCGCCTATAACTACTATCTGCAATCGGCAGTGGACCAGGGCACGCTCGGGGGCGTCCAGACCCAGGTCGGCGGGCAGGTTCATGCCGACGCCGCCTCGTATCTGCTGCGCCAGCCCCTGCGGACCGAAGAGGCCATCTCGCCCTATGCCGGGGGCAGCGATCTGGGAGAGGGACAGGCCCGCGTCTGGCTGGCCGGTTCCGGGGGGGAATTCCGCTCCGCTGGCCAGAGCGGCGTCGCGGACAGCACGGAGTACAGCGCCGGTTCGGTGGCGGGAGTCACGTACCGCATGAACAGGCAGGCCAGCGCACATTTCGGCGTGGGGTACAATTGGGGGTCGGTGGGGAGCGCGGACGCCACGGCCACGGTGAACACCGTCCTTGCCACGCTTGGCGGGCGGTACGGCTTTTCAGCCCTCGAATCCGGCGTCTTCATGGATGCCCGGGCGGACGCCGGTTGGGTCGACTACCAGAGCAGGCGCTCACTGGGCGCAGGCCTGGGAACCGCCACCGGCAACACCAACGGCGTCGTGTACAGCGGCCGGGTCGGTCTTGGCGACGTGTACTGTCTGGCTCCGGCCACGTTTACGCTGCAAGCCGGGATTCGCGCCAGCGGGGTGTCCCTCGGCGGGTTCAAGGAAAGCGGCAGCGACCTGCCCCTGAACGTCCATGGCCTGAACAAGGCGTCCTCCAGCCTGCTGGTCGACCTGGACGTAAGCCTTGACCGGCAAAACCTCGGCTCCTGGACCATCGCCCCCGCCCTCACGCTCGGGTATGAACGGGTGCTCGGCAACCCGCAGTCCGACAGCCTCGCAACGCTTTACGGCGTCGCCGTGAGCCAGAAGTCCGCCTACGACAGCCACGACCTCATGAAGGCCGGTCTGGGCCTGACCGCAACGCGCGACGCCTTCACCGTGAAGGCCAGGGGCAACGGCGTCATCGGGGATGGGGCAAAGAGCTCCGGGATCAGCGGGCAGTTGTCGATCGCCTACAGATTCTGA
- the rlmD gene encoding 23S rRNA (uracil(1939)-C(5))-methyltransferase RlmD — protein sequence MSQQLELTIEQPAYGGAGLARHEGRIVFVEGGLPGSRVLARIIKEEKSCLRAVAEKVLDPSPHAAEPFCAHFGTCGGCTWQDAAYPAQLTWKRDIVSEQLKRLGGIETQVDDTMASPLERLYRNKMEFAFGPGQGHGLRLGLRERLNPGRVLEVETCHLMPPLAMDILRTVRRLTLATQLPPYFARTGTGAWRHLVLRHSEKSDSWLAQIIVGPKTPFKRLSSLVETLMDEYEQLSGVVVGIRRDRADFAIAETRGKLVGEDFLEEDLDGLTLRVSADAFFQTNTRAAALLYAKAVEAANLTGEETVWDLYCGAGGLTAYMARAAKKVIGFEISEPAVEDARTNAAQNDLYNCAFVAGDLKDAVARQKSKPDVVVIDPPRAGLHPDTIEILHKIAAPRLVYVSCNPSTLARDLGRLSDQYSVSSVTPVDLFPHTSHIECVATLVRRDSL from the coding sequence ATGTCACAACAGCTCGAACTGACCATCGAACAGCCCGCCTACGGCGGAGCCGGTCTTGCCCGCCATGAGGGGCGCATCGTCTTCGTGGAGGGCGGCCTGCCTGGCTCGCGCGTCCTGGCCCGCATCATCAAGGAAGAAAAAAGCTGCCTGCGCGCCGTGGCCGAGAAAGTGCTCGACCCGTCGCCCCACGCCGCCGAGCCCTTCTGCGCCCACTTCGGGACCTGCGGCGGATGCACCTGGCAGGACGCGGCCTATCCGGCCCAGCTCACCTGGAAGCGCGACATCGTGAGCGAACAGCTCAAGCGCCTGGGCGGCATCGAGACCCAGGTGGACGACACCATGGCCTCGCCCCTGGAGCGCCTTTACCGCAACAAGATGGAGTTCGCCTTCGGGCCGGGACAGGGCCACGGCCTGCGCCTGGGCCTGCGCGAGCGCCTGAATCCGGGCCGGGTGCTGGAGGTGGAGACCTGCCACCTGATGCCGCCCCTGGCCATGGACATCCTGCGCACCGTGCGCCGCCTGACCCTGGCCACGCAGCTGCCGCCCTATTTCGCGCGCACCGGCACGGGCGCGTGGCGCCATCTGGTGCTGCGCCACTCCGAAAAGAGCGACTCCTGGCTGGCCCAGATCATCGTCGGCCCCAAGACGCCCTTCAAGCGGCTCTCCTCGCTGGTGGAGACGCTCATGGACGAATACGAGCAGCTCTCCGGCGTGGTGGTGGGCATTCGGCGCGACCGCGCGGACTTCGCCATCGCCGAGACGCGGGGCAAACTCGTGGGCGAGGACTTCCTGGAAGAGGATCTGGACGGCCTCACGCTTCGCGTAAGCGCTGACGCCTTCTTCCAGACCAACACCAGGGCCGCCGCCCTCCTCTACGCCAAGGCCGTGGAGGCCGCGAACTTAACCGGCGAGGAGACCGTGTGGGACCTGTACTGCGGGGCCGGGGGCCTGACCGCCTACATGGCGCGCGCCGCCAAGAAGGTCATCGGGTTCGAGATCTCCGAGCCCGCCGTGGAGGACGCGCGCACCAACGCCGCCCAGAACGACCTGTACAACTGCGCTTTCGTGGCCGGAGACCTGAAGGACGCCGTGGCCCGGCAGAAATCCAAACCCGACGTGGTGGTCATCGACCCGCCCAGGGCCGGGCTGCACCCGGACACCATCGAGATCCTCCACAAGATCGCCGCGCCGCGCCTGGTGTACGTGTCCTGCAACCCCTCCACCCTGGCCCGCGACCTGGGCCGCCTTTCCGACCAGTACTCCGTGAGCAGCGTCACCCCCGTGGACCTGTTCCCGCACACCTCGCACATCGAGTGCGTGGCCACGCTGGTACGCAGGGACAGCCTGTAG
- a CDS encoding SPOR domain-containing protein, which translates to MKVFAQRQIAAAGMLAALFVIMSAGRAPAQAQAPQDWQVRGVCDLRKGAGGTGRRDECIQVAAEVLMLLPEKAGPGNVALLAEFTDNLEKAGASWDAPCRDPKHCPDTAYTIRYAFVSRKVLTIPRDKIFTALVCREGFSETAPDDAACRLKLMKVLREMVMRARKEGALLAVLKCGGAETEAVRPDGAGVAGYELVYAFVQLPDMLPMAGNDPKAAAKFGVDQLVEPQEDVAASGPAKPKAVQANGPAPAATPAAKPSGTAPPAQASAPAVTPGPAAQAPASGQGSGPTPAAQAPAASWVMQPLATGEIVMQVAALPSLVQAETVADRLSGKGIEAGFERAEVNGKEVYRVLARGSGSPEAFRQKLAEMGYPGAIQRR; encoded by the coding sequence ATGAAGGTTTTCGCCCAGAGACAGATCGCCGCGGCGGGCATGCTCGCCGCTCTGTTCGTCATAATGTCGGCGGGCCGCGCTCCGGCCCAGGCCCAGGCTCCGCAGGACTGGCAGGTCCGGGGCGTCTGCGACCTGCGCAAGGGAGCTGGCGGGACCGGACGCCGGGATGAGTGCATCCAGGTGGCCGCCGAAGTGCTGATGCTGCTTCCCGAGAAGGCCGGGCCCGGAAACGTGGCCCTGCTGGCCGAATTCACCGACAACCTCGAAAAGGCCGGAGCCAGCTGGGACGCGCCCTGCCGCGATCCCAAGCACTGCCCGGACACTGCCTACACCATCCGCTACGCCTTCGTCTCCCGCAAGGTCCTGACCATCCCCAGGGACAAGATCTTCACCGCCCTGGTCTGCCGGGAGGGATTCTCCGAAACAGCTCCCGACGACGCCGCCTGCCGCCTGAAGCTCATGAAGGTGCTGCGCGAGATGGTGATGCGGGCCAGGAAGGAGGGTGCGCTCTTGGCCGTGCTCAAGTGCGGCGGGGCTGAAACCGAGGCCGTGCGCCCCGATGGGGCCGGAGTGGCGGGGTACGAGCTGGTGTACGCCTTCGTGCAGCTGCCGGACATGCTGCCCATGGCGGGCAACGACCCCAAGGCGGCAGCGAAGTTCGGCGTGGACCAGCTCGTCGAGCCGCAGGAGGACGTGGCCGCAAGCGGCCCGGCAAAGCCGAAGGCTGTGCAGGCCAACGGCCCGGCGCCAGCCGCCACCCCGGCGGCGAAGCCTTCGGGGACGGCCCCTCCCGCCCAGGCATCCGCTCCTGCGGTCACGCCCGGCCCGGCTGCGCAGGCTCCGGCTTCCGGCCAGGGCTCCGGCCCAACCCCGGCTGCGCAGGCCCCGGCGGCGTCCTGGGTCATGCAGCCCCTGGCCACCGGGGAGATCGTCATGCAGGTTGCCGCGCTGCCGAGTCTCGTGCAGGCCGAGACCGTGGCCGACAGGCTCTCCGGCAAGGGCATCGAGGCCGGTTTCGAGCGGGCCGAGGTGAACGGCAAGGAAGTGTACCGCGTGCTTGCGCGCGGCTCGGGAAGCCCCGAGGCCTTCCGGCAGAAGCTCGCGGAAATGGGTTATCCGGGGGCCATCCAGAGGCGCTAG
- a CDS encoding M1 family metallopeptidase, translated as MTPSASLISCLLAFFAILPISRPLPACAAEQPDQPGTSVRHEIAVTFDPAAKRLRVTAVLDLSGTPSQEMLVTLSPRATGITVTHDSRPVRFTRSGETLRVKLPAGAASLSLTYSLPLDPPLSSLPATQDNPGALASDAACGPDWAMLMPGSLWHPEVQGAPNVYRLRVSAPSGVKAVTQGALDGFEESPQATTSAWTVARPVGRLGLCLARYRFEESRQGPVPVQTFLLEGSARLAATYLEASAIHLRFYQELHGPYPLEKFAVVENPLPTGYGFPSYTLLGSQVIALPFIPATSLRHEIAHSWWGNGVLVDYSQGNWCEGLTTYVADYLAQERDSPQAGRAYRQRVLRGFADLVRQGGDMPLSEFGSRFSPASQAVGYGKALFVFHMLREFVGDEAFWQGLRRLYADRLFQSASWEDIRRTFAGLPGFDEAQSRVFFAQWLTRTGGPRLRIADAKATANPSGGFSVNLAVEQTQPGQPYLLKLPLVVETDGQSVESIILLDGARTEVSVQMAGAPRRILLDPQADSFRVLEPSEVPPSVNSVKGAGKLTVILADDASESLRMGLPQLLAGLGQERARVVRESDLSPDKLADLARQEAILVAGTPRAAIPGHKDMLAQAQTQEVDAVFAALPRQGGLTAVFQAAPDAAPKDVAAAAAKVTHYGSFSVVGFKEGRNVLKQTLDAPDSPMVWTFR; from the coding sequence ATGACACCCTCTGCATCTCTCATATCCTGTCTGCTGGCGTTCTTCGCCATACTGCCGATATCCAGGCCGCTCCCGGCCTGTGCTGCCGAACAGCCTGACCAGCCCGGAACGTCCGTCCGCCATGAGATCGCGGTGACGTTCGACCCCGCCGCCAAGCGGTTGCGAGTGACCGCCGTGCTCGACCTGTCCGGCACGCCGTCGCAGGAAATGCTCGTCACCCTGTCGCCGCGTGCCACGGGCATCACAGTGACGCACGACTCTCGGCCCGTGCGCTTCACCCGCTCAGGGGAGACTCTGCGCGTAAAGCTCCCAGCAGGCGCGGCGAGCCTGTCCCTGACCTATTCGCTGCCCCTGGACCCGCCGCTCTCATCGCTCCCCGCCACGCAAGACAACCCCGGCGCATTGGCCTCGGACGCGGCCTGCGGCCCGGACTGGGCCATGCTCATGCCCGGCAGCCTGTGGCACCCCGAAGTGCAAGGCGCGCCGAACGTCTACCGGTTGCGCGTGTCTGCTCCTTCCGGAGTGAAGGCCGTCACTCAGGGCGCTCTGGACGGCTTCGAGGAATCGCCCCAGGCCACGACCAGCGCCTGGACCGTGGCCAGGCCCGTAGGCAGGCTGGGGCTCTGCCTGGCCCGCTACCGGTTCGAGGAGTCGCGCCAGGGGCCGGTCCCGGTGCAGACTTTCCTGCTGGAAGGGTCCGCGAGGCTCGCGGCCACCTATCTGGAAGCGTCCGCCATCCATCTGCGCTTCTATCAGGAACTGCACGGCCCCTATCCGCTGGAGAAGTTCGCCGTGGTGGAAAACCCCCTGCCCACGGGCTACGGGTTCCCGTCCTACACGCTGCTGGGTTCCCAGGTGATAGCCCTGCCCTTCATCCCGGCCACCAGCCTGCGCCACGAGATCGCCCACTCCTGGTGGGGCAACGGCGTGCTGGTGGACTACTCCCAGGGCAACTGGTGCGAAGGCCTGACCACCTACGTGGCCGACTATCTGGCCCAGGAGCGCGACTCCCCGCAGGCCGGGCGCGCCTACCGGCAGCGCGTGCTGCGCGGCTTCGCCGATCTGGTCCGCCAGGGGGGCGACATGCCCCTGTCGGAGTTCGGTTCGCGCTTTTCTCCGGCCAGTCAGGCCGTGGGCTACGGCAAGGCCCTGTTCGTGTTCCACATGCTGCGGGAGTTCGTTGGAGACGAAGCCTTCTGGCAGGGGCTGCGCCGCCTGTACGCGGACAGGCTCTTCCAGAGCGCCTCCTGGGAGGACATCCGCCGGACCTTCGCCGGACTGCCGGGCTTCGACGAGGCGCAGAGCCGCGTCTTCTTCGCCCAGTGGCTCACGCGCACGGGCGGCCCGCGCCTGCGGATCGCCGACGCCAAGGCCACGGCCAACCCCTCCGGGGGATTCAGCGTGAACCTCGCCGTAGAGCAGACCCAACCGGGGCAGCCCTACCTGCTGAAGCTGCCCCTGGTGGTGGAGACGGACGGACAGAGCGTTGAATCGATCATATTGCTGGACGGCGCGCGCACGGAGGTCAGCGTGCAGATGGCTGGCGCGCCCAGGCGCATCCTGCTGGACCCGCAGGCCGACAGCTTCAGGGTGCTGGAGCCTTCGGAAGTGCCACCGTCGGTCAACTCGGTGAAGGGCGCGGGGAAGCTCACGGTGATCCTGGCCGATGACGCGTCCGAGAGCCTGCGCATGGGGCTCCCGCAACTTCTGGCGGGACTCGGGCAGGAACGCGCCCGCGTGGTGCGCGAGAGCGACCTGTCGCCGGACAAACTCGCGGATCTGGCCCGCCAGGAGGCGATTCTGGTGGCCGGAACGCCCCGCGCGGCCATCCCCGGCCACAAAGACATGCTGGCCCAGGCCCAAACTCAGGAAGTAGACGCGGTCTTTGCTGCACTGCCCCGCCAGGGCGGCCTCACCGCCGTGTTCCAGGCCGCGCCCGACGCCGCGCCAAAGGACGTGGCAGCAGCCGCAGCCAAGGTGACGCACTACGGGTCGTTTAGTGTCGTGGGATTCAAGGAGGGGAGAAACGTGCTCAAGCAGACGCTGGACGCGCCGGATTCGCCCATGGTCTGGACGTTTCGTTGA
- a CDS encoding S1C family serine protease, which produces MNPAVAVLVSLFSVLFLASCSVKEVPVPEPQVIQVPDGKETKPVGLGKIVMQVPVGKPVVRVKGGLGCIQAEKDTAIPANKRGKSLQEEARRVFYEELKQANYNVIGDPGALFEQDDSVMAEYAVSGSIKDMWIELCYPYMRWGNHGEGSANATVDVEWQVYNRLDKKIVYKVLVKGAANNKFENDADKGIGVLFLAVGNAVQGLLADPGFHKIVSLSPQSDSSTDAGVPGTPGKQDPGVGSLSVRPDTSPKSEGRTLADVAKSVVTVQLGGGWGSGFVISKDGHILTNRHVVGDMKRARVLFPDGTKAEAEVLARDAKRDVALLKINPTGAVPLALNTSDLPVGSDVYAIGSPKSIRLAGTVTKGVVSGYRHFNGARWLQADAAINPGNSGGPLVDAKGRVVGISTLVRRESQGIFFFGPIGDALSTLGIGVN; this is translated from the coding sequence ATGAATCCAGCCGTAGCCGTTCTTGTCTCCCTCTTTTCGGTCCTGTTTCTCGCCTCGTGCAGCGTGAAGGAAGTGCCGGTTCCCGAACCGCAGGTAATTCAGGTCCCGGATGGGAAAGAAACCAAACCCGTCGGTCTCGGGAAAATTGTAATGCAGGTGCCCGTCGGGAAACCTGTTGTCAGGGTCAAGGGCGGCTTGGGATGCATACAGGCAGAGAAGGATACAGCTATTCCTGCGAACAAGAGAGGCAAGAGCTTGCAGGAAGAGGCGAGAAGAGTGTTTTATGAGGAACTTAAACAGGCCAATTACAATGTGATTGGTGATCCCGGTGCGCTGTTTGAGCAAGATGATTCCGTCATGGCTGAGTATGCAGTCAGCGGATCGATCAAGGATATGTGGATCGAATTGTGTTACCCATATATGCGATGGGGAAACCACGGCGAGGGTTCTGCGAACGCGACGGTAGACGTAGAATGGCAGGTGTATAACAGACTCGACAAGAAGATTGTTTACAAGGTCCTGGTCAAGGGAGCCGCGAATAATAAATTCGAGAATGATGCGGACAAGGGGATAGGCGTACTGTTTCTTGCAGTCGGCAACGCCGTGCAGGGCCTTCTGGCTGATCCAGGCTTCCACAAGATCGTGTCCCTTTCGCCGCAAAGTGATTCGTCAACAGACGCAGGCGTTCCTGGGACGCCCGGAAAGCAGGACCCCGGCGTGGGGAGCTTGAGCGTTCGTCCCGACACATCGCCTAAAAGCGAAGGGCGCACCCTGGCCGACGTGGCCAAAAGCGTGGTCACGGTGCAGCTTGGAGGTGGGTGGGGGAGCGGATTCGTCATCTCCAAGGACGGCCACATCCTGACCAATAGGCACGTTGTGGGCGATATGAAACGAGCCAGGGTTCTTTTCCCCGACGGTACGAAAGCGGAGGCCGAGGTGCTGGCGCGCGACGCCAAGCGCGATGTGGCCTTGCTGAAGATCAACCCCACGGGGGCGGTGCCGCTTGCGCTCAATACCTCGGACCTTCCGGTCGGTTCCGACGTGTACGCCATAGGCTCGCCTAAAAGCATCCGCTTGGCTGGAACCGTGACCAAGGGCGTGGTCAGCGGATACCGACACTTCAACGGTGCGCGCTGGTTGCAGGCGGACGCGGCCATCAACCCCGGCAACAGCGGAGGTCCGTTGGTGGACGCGAAGGGCCGGGTCGTGGGCATCTCCACCTTGGTCCGCAGGGAATCGCAGGGCATTTTCTTTTTCGGCCCTATCGGGGATGCTTTGAGCACGCTTGGCATTGGAGTGAACTAG